The Deltaproteobacteria bacterium nucleotide sequence ACCATCGTGTATATGAAGAACTTTATGGTGGCGTAAATCCTTCTTTCGCCGCCCCAGACTCCTATTATAAGGAACATGGGGATCAGCATCAGCTCCCAGAAAACGTAGAAGAGAAAAAGGTCCATGGCCAGGAAGGTCCCGATCATGGCGGTTTCCAGAGCCAGAAGGGCGAACATGAATTCCTTCACCCGCTTTTCCACTGCGGTCCAGGTGGACAGGAGCACGATGGGGGTGAGGAAGGTGGTGAGAAGAACCAAGAGAAGGCTTATGCCGTCTATGCCCAGGTTGTAATGGACAATGGGTGAAGCCTGCCCAAAAGCCCATATCCATCCGATTTTTTCCACAAACTGCATATCGGGCGTGGTGGAATCGAACATGAAAAACAGGGGCAGGCTTATGGCGAACTCGATCATGGAGACCCAGAAGGCCAACTGCCGGAGTTTTTGCTTGTTCTCCCCGGAAATCAGAAGGAGCGACAAAGCCCCCACAAGCGGGAAGAAAATCAGAATGCTCAGGATGGGAAAACTCATGGGTTACTTCCTAACCGAAAATCAGATATCCCAAAACACAGGCCACGCCGAGAACCATGTAAAAAGCGTAGCTCGTCACGATGCCGTTTTGGAGCTTCAATCCCTCTGCGGAAATCTCCTTGGCCACAGCAGCCACTCCGTTGACGGACCCGTCCACAATCTTCACGTCGAATATTTTCCACAAAAACGATTCCGACGTTTTCCTGATGGGTTCTATGATGATAGCCCGGTAAATCTCGTCAACCCAGTACTTGTTCAAAAGCGCCCTGTGGGCAAGGCCAAGGGAGCCTTCCTTTGAAGGCATTGGCGGACGGACCTTTTTGATTCCGTAAACCAGTATCGCAAAAAGGACTCCCAGGGCGGCCACGACAACGGACATGCCCATTAGCGAAAGTTCCAGTTTGTGCAAGGCATGGGCTTCGGCTTCGGCTTCACCGTGCGGGGCAAGAGCCGCGACCTCGTGGCCTACGGCAGCGGCAGGCGCTTCGTGACCGGCCTCAACAGGCTTGGCCTCGGCGTGTTCGGAAGCCTTTTCCTCGATGGCCGCCACCTCGTGGCCTTCTTTGGCAGGCGCTGGAAGGGCTGCCTTTTCGCCGTGGGCCGACGCGTCAACAACAGGAGCCAGCCAGTGGTGGAAGGTGTTGGTTCCCACGAAAATCTTGGATTTCCCCATAAAACCAAGGCTCACGAACCCGATCATAAGGATGACCAGGGGAACCCACATCACCTTGGGCACCTCGTGGACCTTCTCGTAAGGAAGGGCGTGGTGGAAATCATGGTCATGGTCGGCGCCGCGATACTCGCCGAAGAAAGTGAGCACCGTGAGTCGGGTCATGTAAAAGGCAGTGCAGAACGCGCCCAGGACTCCCATGATCCAGACCGCCTTGTGAATATTGGCGTAGATGGGGTTGGGAGTCGAAAAGGCCATCCAAAGAATCTCGTCCTTGGAGACAAAGCCTGAGAAGGGAGGAAGGCCCGCGATGCAGACGGTGGCCAGGATGAAGGTAAGCCCCGTCCACTTCATTTTCTTGTCAGCCCACTTGCCAGTCCAGAGTCCGCCCATGCGACGGATGTCCTGCTCGTGGTGGCAGGCCATGATGACCGCGCCGGAGCCGAGAAAGAGGCAGGCCTTGAAAAACGCGTGGGTCACGAGATGGAAAACGCCCGCAGAATATGCGCCCACGCCCACACCTATAAACATGTATCCGAGCTGGCTCACCGTGGAGTAGGCCAGGACCTTCTTTATATCGTTCTGGGCAATGCCTATGGTGGCCGCGAAAAGGGCCGTCATGCCGCCCACCAGACAGACCACCGTTGATGCGAAGGGGGCAAGGCTGTACATGAAGCCCATGCGGGCGATCATGTAAACGCCTGCAGTGACCATGGTGGCCGCGTGGATGAGGGCGGAAACCGGCGTGGGGCCGGCCATTGCGTCGGGAAGCCAGATATAAAGAGGTATCTGGGCCGATTTGCCGGTAGCGCCTACGAACATGCACACGCCCGCCACTTCAAGCAGGGGGACCGCCCCCAGGCCGGGAATGACTACGAAGATTTCCTTCAGCTTCAAAATGGCTTCGGACAGCTTGTCGAATTCCAGGGACATGGCTCCGACCTGGCCCATTCCCCAAGTGAGGAAGAACATGCCCAGAAGGAAGCCGAAATCGCCGATGCGGTTGACTATGAAGGCTTTCTTTCCGGCGGAGGCCTTGGCGTCGTCCTCGAACCAGAACCCGATGAGAAGATAGGAGCACAGGCCCACGCCCTCCCATCCTATGAAAAGGACGATGAGGTTGTCTCCCAGAACCAGAAGGAGCATGGCGAACATGAATAGGTTGAGATACGTGAAGTATCTGCCGAAACACTCGTCGTCATGCATGTAGCCGATGGAATAGACGTGGATCAGAAAACCCACCCAGCAGACCGTGAGAGCCATTACGGCGGACAGGCGGTCAAAGGTGAAGCCGAAGGGGATGTTCAGAAGATCGCTTCCTGTTCCTGCCGCGATCCAGCTGAACAGTTCCTGGTGGAACTTTCCTCCGTCCTCAAGGCCGATAAGGCGTACAAAAAGAAAAGTGGCCGTAAGGGCTGACAGAAGCACCGAGCCAGCGGCGATCCGGCCAACCGCCTTTTTGGGCAGTTCCTTGCGACGCCATACTGCAATGCCGTTTGCCAGCACCCCCAGAAGGGGAAACAGGGGGATTAGGGCG carries:
- the nuoL gene encoding NADH-quinone oxidoreductase subunit L; translation: MVQNTALIALIPLFPLLGVLANGIAVWRRKELPKKAVGRIAAGSVLLSALTATFLFVRLIGLEDGGKFHQELFSWIAAGTGSDLLNIPFGFTFDRLSAVMALTVCWVGFLIHVYSIGYMHDDECFGRYFTYLNLFMFAMLLLVLGDNLIVLFIGWEGVGLCSYLLIGFWFEDDAKASAGKKAFIVNRIGDFGFLLGMFFLTWGMGQVGAMSLEFDKLSEAILKLKEIFVVIPGLGAVPLLEVAGVCMFVGATGKSAQIPLYIWLPDAMAGPTPVSALIHAATMVTAGVYMIARMGFMYSLAPFASTVVCLVGGMTALFAATIGIAQNDIKKVLAYSTVSQLGYMFIGVGVGAYSAGVFHLVTHAFFKACLFLGSGAVIMACHHEQDIRRMGGLWTGKWADKKMKWTGLTFILATVCIAGLPPFSGFVSKDEILWMAFSTPNPIYANIHKAVWIMGVLGAFCTAFYMTRLTVLTFFGEYRGADHDHDFHHALPYEKVHEVPKVMWVPLVILMIGFVSLGFMGKSKIFVGTNTFHHWLAPVVDASAHGEKAALPAPAKEGHEVAAIEEKASEHAEAKPVEAGHEAPAAAVGHEVAALAPHGEAEAEAHALHKLELSLMGMSVVVAALGVLFAILVYGIKKVRPPMPSKEGSLGLAHRALLNKYWVDEIYRAIIIEPIRKTSESFLWKIFDVKIVDGSVNGVAAVAKEISAEGLKLQNGIVTSYAFYMVLGVACVLGYLIFG